In Massilia sp. METH4, the genomic window CCACCTGTGGCACCACGAGAACTTGCGCGACCATGCGACGTCCAACCGCAAGGTGGTGCTGCAGCGCGCCGCGGACGGCACTACGCAGGCAAAAACGGGCTTGCGCGAAATGGCCAGGACGGCCGGCGCGGCGCCGGTTGCCGCCCCGCCTTCCGCCGCTCTGCCTTCCGAAACGGGCGATGGGCAGGTGCGGAGTACAATCTGACCGGCAACGGCGGCATGTGCGGTACCGAACTGATATTGCATGCGGGTACTGCCAAGCTGGCGACTGAGCAAACCACCAAGGAGGAACCGCGATGCGCCTGGATATTTACCGACGACCCGAACACGATGGCATTTATTCCTATCTGGCCGTGCCGGAAGGAAAACCGATCCCGCAGGAGGCAATCAATACCGACTGGGAACCGGAGGCCAAGGCGCTGGAAGTCGACGATGATGCCGACACCCTGCCCGAGTTCCACATCGAACACCTGCCCGAGCAGATCGGCACCAAGGGCTACGCGATCACCGGCCTGAAGGATATGTAGGATATGTAGCATCCGTGGCATCCGGCGCCTGCCGGATGCCGTTGCGCTGTGCTGGCGCAACAGCAGGCCCGATGTCGCTGGCGGCGGCGTTCGCAAGAGGGTTACAAGGGGTTACAATTAATAAATTGGTAACTCCCCTTACATACCGCGACAGGGCCTGCCGTGATCCATTTCTTCCCCACCTATACGAAGGACGGCACCCGTTCGCCGTTCGCCCTCGGCCTGAAGGAACTGGGCGTCGATTATCGGCTGTTCGCCGACGACGTACGCTTCCGCTACCACTCCCGCCTGAAACTGCTGTTCGTCGGCTGGCCGAAACTGGCCTGGTTCGCGCTGCGCGCCGGCATCCGCTCGCTAGTCACGAGCCGCACCCATCCCGAGGCCGTGGTCCTGGGTTCGGATATCGAGGTACTGATCTTCGCGCCCTTGCGCGCCCTGTTCTCGCGCCGCACGCAGATCGTGCTGCTGGGCTTTATCCTCACGCCGCGCCAGCACCCGCTGCTGAACCGGCTGCGGCTGATGTACTTCCGCTTCGTGATGTCGTTCGTCGCCAAGGTGATCTGCCATTCGAAGAAGGAACGCGAGCGCTACAGGGAACTGTTCGCGAACGGCCGCACCGAAGTGTTCTACATGCCGCACGGCACGCACATCTACGGCCGCGAGGAATTGCCCGAAGCATCGAACTCGCCCTACATCCTGACGGCCGGCCGCTCCGGCCGCGACTACGGCACGTTGTTCGAGGCCGTAGCCGGCTTGCCGATCCGGCTGCACGTGGTGTGCGACAACGACAAGCCGCTGGCCGGGCTCACGATCCCGCCCAACGTGACGGTGCTGCGCAACTGCTACGACGGCGACTATGTCGAGCAGCTGAAGAACGCGCGTTTCGTGGTGGTGCCGCTCGGCGTGGCCGACATCTCCGCCGGCCAGATGGTACTGCTGCAGGCGATGGCCTTCAACAAGGCCACCGTGATCACGCGCACGCTGACGGTGGAGGACTACGTCAGCGACGGCAACGAGGCGCTGCTGGTGCCGCAGGGCGACGCGACGGCGATGCGCGCGGCGATCGTGCGGCTGCTGGAGGATGCGCCGTACATGGAGCAGATGGCCGGCCGGGCCTTGCATGCGTTCGATGACCGGTTCGACATGAAGGCGTTCGTGCGCAACCTGGTGGCCGCGGTAAGGGCGCCGAGGGAGCTGCCTCATGGGAAAACCGGTGTCTGACACTATTTCCTGGGGAAATAGTGTCAGACACCGATGCTTCCAGCGTCCGCAGCGCCAGGGCACTCGGTGTCGAACATTTTTTTCTGGGCATTATCCAGAAAAAAGTGTGCGACACCGGTTGTCCTGAAACCCGGTCAGTACTCCACCGCCACCTCTTTCGCCCCCAGCGCCAGCTCCAGCGCCAGCTTGAGCTCGTCCGAAGGCGCCACCCGCCAGTCATCCCCCAGCTGCAAGGTGCAGTCGATGCCTTGCGGCCGGATGCGCATCTGGACCGGCAGGCCGTAGTCGTCGCGGTGCGGCGCGAGCACTTCGCGCAGCTTGGCGGGCGGCACGCTTGACGGCAGCAGCCAGCCCATCTGGCGGCCGAACTGCAGGCGGGCCGACACGATGTCGTACACCTTCTCGGCCGAGATACGCAGGCCGCCGGTGAAGCGGTCTTCCGACACCTTGCCCGTCACGCACAGGAATTCGTCTTCCTTGAACGCCTTCTTGTTCGCCTCGAAGATCTCGTTGTACACGGTCACCTCCACGACGGCACTCTTGTCGTCCAGCGAGACGATCAGGATCTTGCCGCGCTGCGTCATCTGCGTGCGGATGCCGGTGATGACGCCGCACATCATGCGCGCGTCGCGCGAGGGCTCCAGCTCGGAGAGCTTGGTGCGGGCGAAGCGCCGCGCCTCGGCCGCGTACGAGTCGAACATGTGGCCGGACAGGTAGTAGCCCAGCGCGATCTTTTCCTCGGCCAGCTTCTGGCGGTCGGTCCACGGCGTGGCCTGCACGTATTCGGGCGGCGCCACGAGATCGCTGTCGTCGCCGCCGAACAGGCTCACCTGGTTGGCGGCGCGCAGCTCCTGCTCGGCGCATTCCATGGCGAAGCCCACCGAGGCGAACAGCACGGAACGATCGACGCCAAACGAGTCGAAGGCGCCGGCGCGGATCAGCGCCTCGATGGTGCGGCGGTTGATCTGCTTCTTGTCGACCCGCTTGCAGAAGTCGAACAGGCTGGTGAACGGGCCGTCCGCTTCCCGCGCGGCGATGATCGCCTCGATCGCGTTCTGGCCGGCGCCCTTCACGCCGCCCAGGCCGTAGCGGATCGCGGTGACTTTCTTGCCGGTCACGGAGCGCGGCTGGCCGTCCGGCCGGAAGCGGTAGGCCGACAGGTTGATGTCCGGCGGCAGGATGGTCAGGCCGCAGACCTCGATCGCATCCTCGACCAGGATCTTCACCTTCTCGGTGTCGTCCATGGTCAGCGACATGTTGGCCGCCATGAACGCGGCCGTGTGGTGCTGCTTCAGGTAGGCGGTGTGGTACGACAGCAGCGCGTAGGCGGCGGCGTGCGACTTGTTGAAGCCGTAGCCCGCGAACTTCTCCATCAGGTCGAAGATCTCGTCGGCCTTTTCCACCGTCAGGCCGCGTTCGCCGGCACCCTTGCGGAAGATCTCGCGGTGCTCGGCCATCTCTTCGGCCTTCTTCTTGCCCATCGCGCGGCGCAGCATGTCGGCCCCGCCCAGCGAGTAGCCGCCGATGATCTGCGCCATCTGCATCACCTGCTCCTGGTAGACCATGATGCCATAGGTCTCGGACAGGATGCCCTCCGTGCGCGGGTCCGGATACTCGAACTTTTCGCCGTGCTTGCGCTTGCAGAAGTCGGGAATCAGGTCCATCGGGCCCGGGCGATACAGCGCCACCAGCGCGATGATGTCCTCGAAGCGGTCGGGGCGCGCATCCTTGAGCATGCCCTGCATGCCGCGCGATTCCAGCTGGAACACGGCGACGGTCTTCGCCTTGGTCAGCAGGTCATACGAGGCGCGGTCGTCCAGCGGCACGTTGGCCAGGTCGAAGTCCTTGTCGGCCGGGTCCAGCTCGCGGATGTAGTTCACCGCGCGGTCGAGGATCGTCAGCGTCGTCAGGCCCAGGAAGTCGAACTTCACCAGGCCCACGGCTTCCACGTCGTCCTTGTCGTACTGCGACACCACGCCCGAGTCGCCGGACTGCGTGTACAGCGGGCAGAAGTCGGTCAGCTTGCCCGGGGCGATCAGCACGCCGCCGGCGTGCATGCCGATGCCGCGGGTGATGCCC contains:
- a CDS encoding DUF6139 family protein is translated as MRLDIYRRPEHDGIYSYLAVPEGKPIPQEAINTDWEPEAKALEVDDDADTLPEFHIEHLPEQIGTKGYAITGLKDM
- a CDS encoding glycosyltransferase family 4 protein yields the protein MIHFFPTYTKDGTRSPFALGLKELGVDYRLFADDVRFRYHSRLKLLFVGWPKLAWFALRAGIRSLVTSRTHPEAVVLGSDIEVLIFAPLRALFSRRTQIVLLGFILTPRQHPLLNRLRLMYFRFVMSFVAKVICHSKKERERYRELFANGRTEVFYMPHGTHIYGREELPEASNSPYILTAGRSGRDYGTLFEAVAGLPIRLHVVCDNDKPLAGLTIPPNVTVLRNCYDGDYVEQLKNARFVVVPLGVADISAGQMVLLQAMAFNKATVITRTLTVEDYVSDGNEALLVPQGDATAMRAAIVRLLEDAPYMEQMAGRALHAFDDRFDMKAFVRNLVAAVRAPRELPHGKTGV
- the dnaE gene encoding DNA polymerase III subunit alpha, with protein sequence MSTTTLEQPVIQPDEPAAPPGPDFVHLRVHSEYSIVDGLVRIDDLVKAAAKDRQGALAVTDLSNLFGMVKFYKAARGKGVKPVIGCDVWITNDDNRDKPSRLLLLAKNRVGYLQLCELLSQAWLTNQYKGRAELRTEWLQALKDQSYDVLPGESGANGLIALSGAQFGDIGCAIDNGNLELAEQHARKWSAIFPGHFYIEIQRAGQPNQEAQVRQSVALAARLRLPVVATHPVQFMSESEFIAHEARICIAEGEMIANARRVKRFNEQMRFMTQEEMAILFEDLPAALQNSVEIARRCNVTLTLGKPQLPNFPTPGMTIDEFLVAETKKGLEERLLQLFPNPEEREKQRPRYEERLEFENNTIIKMKFPGYFLIVAEFIQWGKNNGVPIGPGRGSGAGSLVAYALKITDLDPLKYNLLFERFLNPERVSMPDFDIDFCQEKRELVIQHVKDLYGREAVSQIATFGTMAAKGAIRDVGRVLDFGYNFCDGISKLIPFKPGKPVTIAEAIEEEPLLKERLENEEEVRQLLDLAQQVEGITRGIGMHAGGVLIAPGKLTDFCPLYTQSGDSGVVSQYDKDDVEAVGLVKFDFLGLTTLTILDRAVNYIRELDPADKDFDLANVPLDDRASYDLLTKAKTVAVFQLESRGMQGMLKDARPDRFEDIIALVALYRPGPMDLIPDFCKRKHGEKFEYPDPRTEGILSETYGIMVYQEQVMQMAQIIGGYSLGGADMLRRAMGKKKAEEMAEHREIFRKGAGERGLTVEKADEIFDLMEKFAGYGFNKSHAAAYALLSYHTAYLKQHHTAAFMAANMSLTMDDTEKVKILVEDAIEVCGLTILPPDINLSAYRFRPDGQPRSVTGKKVTAIRYGLGGVKGAGQNAIEAIIAAREADGPFTSLFDFCKRVDKKQINRRTIEALIRAGAFDSFGVDRSVLFASVGFAMECAEQELRAANQVSLFGGDDSDLVAPPEYVQATPWTDRQKLAEEKIALGYYLSGHMFDSYAAEARRFARTKLSELEPSRDARMMCGVITGIRTQMTQRGKILIVSLDDKSAVVEVTVYNEIFEANKKAFKEDEFLCVTGKVSEDRFTGGLRISAEKVYDIVSARLQFGRQMGWLLPSSVPPAKLREVLAPHRDDYGLPVQMRIRPQGIDCTLQLGDDWRVAPSDELKLALELALGAKEVAVEY